A part of Populus alba chromosome 8, ASM523922v2, whole genome shotgun sequence genomic DNA contains:
- the LOC140955844 gene encoding uncharacterized protein isoform X1 — MASEVNSNLEELKTSMENLNVQQQPSSSSRNDAASGNGVEVTCFTEVVDDVTLHLQIIHLGKQIYAWIGCNSGKLGHLYAAASTRPNNTASVTCVLGGNSDNSGTGIARRLVLKTGLNIMLASNIPKNSPLLEANAEKKLVEKLIHLGYVTPKFKGTSS; from the exons ATGGCTAGTGAAGTTAATAGTAATTTAGAAGAGCTAAAGACCTCCATGGAAAACCTCAATGTACAACAACAACCCTCATCGTCTAGCCGAAACGACGCTGCTTCTGGTAACGGCGTGGAGGTCACTTGCTTCACGGAGGTCGTCGATGACGTAACCCTTCACCTCCAGATTATCCATCTTGGCAAACAG ATATATGCATGGATTGGTTGCAACTCTGGTAAATTAGGTCACTTGTACGCTGCTGCATCCACTCGCCCt AATAATACGGCAAGTGTGACTTGTGTACTCGGAGGAAATTCTGACAATTCAGGAACTGGCATTGCTCGACGATTAG tgtTGAAGACTGGACTAAATATAATGTTGGCTTCTAACATTCCTAAGAACAGTCCCTTGCTTGAG GCAAATGCTGAGAAAAAATTGGTGGAGAAGCTAATACATTTGGGGTATGTAACGCCAAAATTCAAAGGAACATCGTCATAG
- the LOC140955844 gene encoding uncharacterized protein isoform X2, which produces MASEVNSNLEELKTSMENLNVQQQPSSSSRNDAASGNGVEVTCFTEVVDDVTLHLQIIHLGKQIYAWIGCNSGKLGHLYAAASTRPNNTASVTCVLGGNSDNSGTGIARRLGKC; this is translated from the exons ATGGCTAGTGAAGTTAATAGTAATTTAGAAGAGCTAAAGACCTCCATGGAAAACCTCAATGTACAACAACAACCCTCATCGTCTAGCCGAAACGACGCTGCTTCTGGTAACGGCGTGGAGGTCACTTGCTTCACGGAGGTCGTCGATGACGTAACCCTTCACCTCCAGATTATCCATCTTGGCAAACAG ATATATGCATGGATTGGTTGCAACTCTGGTAAATTAGGTCACTTGTACGCTGCTGCATCCACTCGCCCt AATAATACGGCAAGTGTGACTTGTGTACTCGGAGGAAATTCTGACAATTCAGGAACTGGCATTGCTCGACGATTAG GCAAATGCTGA